One genomic segment of Prochlorococcus marinus str. MIT 0919 includes these proteins:
- the ctpZ gene encoding carboxyl-terminal processing protease CtpZ, translating into MPSTVKSLSKFLHKIFCAFLSLSLVFLVAARPLLALNDGQQLIIESWNIVNEGFVNQEKFGDIQWKRLRQKALEKQIETSEDAYEAIEAMLLPLGDPYTRLLRPKNYELMKESNLGSEINGVGLQLGARNEDGKIVVICPLEDSPAADAEIISGSILLKVEDESPQALGLEATAAKLRGESGSKVLLELESPNGEIKEISLERRSVDLRPVRTRRIRNENHTLGYLRITQFSEGVPEQVKEALEELQEKGVEGLVLDLRNNSGGLVSSGLAVADAFLSDKPIVETKNRDSISDPIPSNAETIYDGPMVTLVNGGTASASEILAGALQDNDRSQLLGNRTFGKGLIQTLTNLSDGSGLAVTVASYLTPSGRDIQNLGIEPNRYLEAPEPLNPGSIEDRWLIDAELAIEANLDRQNLDEEKKLTVENPDEPMIPASDELVDAK; encoded by the coding sequence ATGCCTTCAACTGTTAAATCCTTGTCAAAATTTCTTCATAAAATTTTCTGTGCTTTTTTAAGCTTAAGCCTGGTTTTCCTAGTTGCTGCAAGGCCTCTACTCGCCTTGAATGATGGTCAACAATTAATCATCGAGTCTTGGAACATTGTTAACGAAGGGTTTGTAAATCAAGAAAAATTCGGTGACATTCAATGGAAACGTCTCAGACAAAAAGCTCTAGAGAAACAAATTGAAACTTCTGAGGATGCTTATGAAGCGATAGAAGCAATGCTTTTGCCCCTAGGAGATCCTTATACAAGACTCTTAAGGCCAAAAAACTATGAATTAATGAAAGAAAGTAATCTTGGCAGTGAGATTAATGGCGTTGGCCTCCAACTAGGTGCAAGGAATGAAGACGGCAAAATCGTTGTTATTTGCCCATTAGAAGATTCTCCAGCAGCTGATGCTGAAATTATTAGTGGCTCTATTCTCTTAAAAGTCGAGGATGAATCTCCTCAAGCTCTTGGCCTAGAAGCTACTGCAGCAAAACTCAGAGGAGAAAGTGGCTCTAAGGTACTTCTAGAACTTGAATCCCCTAATGGGGAAATAAAAGAAATAAGTCTTGAAAGACGAAGTGTTGATTTAAGGCCTGTAAGAACACGCAGAATAAGAAATGAAAACCATACTCTTGGATACTTAAGAATTACCCAATTCAGCGAAGGAGTCCCTGAGCAAGTAAAAGAAGCTTTAGAGGAGCTTCAAGAAAAAGGTGTCGAAGGGCTGGTTTTAGATTTACGGAATAATTCAGGTGGTTTGGTAAGTTCTGGGCTTGCAGTTGCAGATGCTTTCTTAAGTGATAAGCCTATAGTGGAAACAAAAAATAGAGACTCAATTAGCGACCCAATCCCGTCAAATGCAGAAACTATTTATGACGGACCAATGGTAACTCTTGTAAATGGAGGCACAGCAAGTGCTAGCGAAATCCTTGCAGGTGCACTGCAGGACAATGACAGATCACAATTGCTCGGGAATAGAACCTTTGGGAAAGGTCTGATTCAAACACTAACAAATTTGAGTGATGGCAGTGGGTTAGCAGTAACCGTGGCGAGCTATTTAACCCCTTCTGGTAGAGATATTCAAAATCTTGGCATTGAGCCAAACCGGTACTTAGAAGCTCCAGAGCCCCTTAATCCTGGAAGTATTGAAGACAGATGGTTAATAGATGCTGAACTTGCTATCGAGGCAAATTTAGATCGTCAAAATTTAGATGAAGAGAAAAAATTGACAGTTGAAAACCCTGACGAACCAATGATCCCTGCAAGCGATGAATTAGTAGATGCCAAGTAG
- the minE gene encoding cell division topological specificity factor MinE, translated as MTLRDLINKLLGRQQASAAKARERLQLVLAHDRTDLSPDLLDQMREEILSVVAKYVEIDVEEGAVSLETEDRMTALVANLPIKRTLSGQIKLKEKSSESASENKSD; from the coding sequence ATGACTTTAAGAGATTTAATCAACAAATTACTTGGCAGGCAGCAAGCAAGTGCTGCCAAAGCAAGAGAAAGACTTCAATTAGTACTCGCTCATGATCGAACGGATTTAAGTCCTGATCTTTTAGATCAAATGAGAGAAGAGATCTTAAGTGTTGTAGCTAAGTATGTGGAAATTGATGTTGAGGAAGGAGCAGTTAGCTTAGAAACAGAAGATAGGATGACCGCACTAGTAGCAAACCTGCCTATCAAAAGAACCCTTTCAGGCCAAATTAAATTAAAAGAGAAATCATCTGAGAGCGCATCCGAAAACAAATCCGACTAA
- a CDS encoding photosystem II reaction center protein T: protein MEAFSYTLILTLAVVTLFFAVAFRDPPKFDKK from the coding sequence ATGGAAGCCTTTTCTTACACCCTCATACTGACTTTGGCAGTCGTAACATTGTTCTTCGCTGTCGCTTTTCGCGATCCACCGAAGTTCGATAAAAAATAA
- the minD gene encoding septum site-determining protein MinD, translating into MTSDTRVILICSGKGGVGKTTLTANLGISLASKGCPTAVLDADFGLRNLDLLLGLENRIVYTAQEVLEESCRLDQALVKHKQEPNLSLLPAGNPRMLDWLKPEDMQKIVGMLKEQFQYILIDCPAGVEDGFKNAVAASKEAIIVTNPEVSAVRDADRVIGLLNTHGIKPVQLVLNRVRPKMMESQEMLSIQDVTDILALPLLGLVLEDEQVIVSTNRGEPLTLIGSNSPAARCYSNIAGRLQGEKIPLIDPSKEGSSLRDKFRRLMQTKIF; encoded by the coding sequence GTGACATCAGATACGCGAGTGATCCTTATCTGCTCAGGCAAGGGGGGAGTAGGTAAAACCACTCTCACCGCAAACCTGGGCATTTCTCTAGCGAGTAAAGGATGCCCTACTGCTGTTTTAGATGCAGATTTTGGATTAAGAAATTTAGACCTATTACTTGGTCTTGAAAATAGGATCGTATATACCGCCCAAGAAGTACTAGAAGAAAGCTGCCGACTAGATCAAGCATTGGTTAAGCACAAGCAAGAGCCAAATCTTTCTCTGCTGCCAGCAGGTAATCCACGAATGCTCGATTGGCTAAAGCCAGAGGACATGCAAAAAATAGTTGGAATGCTTAAAGAGCAATTTCAATATATTCTTATTGACTGTCCGGCCGGGGTCGAAGATGGTTTTAAAAATGCTGTTGCCGCTTCAAAGGAGGCAATTATCGTAACGAATCCAGAAGTTTCAGCAGTCAGAGATGCCGACAGAGTAATTGGTTTACTTAATACCCATGGTATTAAGCCTGTTCAGTTGGTGCTGAATAGAGTTCGTCCAAAAATGATGGAAAGCCAAGAGATGCTTTCCATTCAAGATGTGACCGATATTCTTGCATTACCTTTATTAGGACTAGTTCTGGAAGACGAACAAGTAATAGTTAGTACTAACAGAGGTGAGCCGCTTACTTTAATAGGCAGCAATTCTCCCGCTGCCAGATGTTATTCCAATATTGCAGGAAGACTTCAAGGGGAAAAAATACCACTTATTGATCCATCAAAAGAAGGTTCAAGTCTTCGAGACAAATTTCGCAGACTGATGCAAACAAAAATTTTCTAA
- a CDS encoding L-threonylcarbamoyladenylate synthase, translated as MKSSFLSIPKLVDQLNQGSPVVFPTDTMPALATLPKFAYQMWEIKGRPKSKPLILMGSSSEDLFNFVNEVALKDALSIAQKYWPGALTMVLPSSSELVHELNPGGVSIGMRVPDCDLAKHLLSQSGPLATSSANLSGQEPLLLSEEVAAKFPRFPLLAPTPWPKPSGLASTVISWQGPGNWHLIRKGAVIPEVIGK; from the coding sequence ATGAAATCTTCTTTTTTAAGCATCCCTAAGTTAGTAGATCAGTTAAACCAAGGTTCGCCAGTGGTTTTCCCTACTGACACTATGCCCGCATTGGCAACATTGCCCAAGTTTGCTTATCAAATGTGGGAAATCAAAGGTCGTCCTAAAAGTAAGCCTTTAATTTTGATGGGATCATCTTCTGAAGACCTTTTTAATTTTGTGAATGAAGTTGCATTGAAAGATGCTCTAAGTATTGCCCAAAAATATTGGCCAGGAGCTCTAACTATGGTTTTGCCTTCATCAAGTGAGCTTGTGCATGAACTTAACCCTGGAGGAGTTTCCATAGGTATGAGAGTCCCTGACTGTGATCTCGCTAAACATTTACTTTCTCAAAGCGGACCTTTGGCAACATCAAGTGCAAATTTATCTGGTCAGGAACCATTACTTTTGTCTGAAGAAGTTGCAGCAAAATTCCCAAGATTTCCATTATTAGCTCCAACACCTTGGCCAAAACCTTCAGGGTTGGCTAGCACTGTAATAAGTTGGCAAGGGCCAGGAAATTGGCATTTAATAAGAAAAGGTGCTGTGATACCTGAAGTTATTGGCAAATAA
- the minC gene encoding septum site-determining protein MinC → MYLSSENNNNWKNYIASKIQEFSKCYLEIKLNDLALKCNDIVYINSLCERYSITILSIDASFPETVVSAKSLGFKSSLMLERDQVPSNRQFNAFIADEKEPNTVFHEGTLRSGENIDSDGDLLILGDINPGAVISAGGDVMVWGRLLGIAHAGKYGNDRAKITALQLRPVQLRISNKIARGPKEKPEQGLAEEAIIEDGVIVIKPSRT, encoded by the coding sequence ATGTACTTATCGAGTGAAAACAATAACAATTGGAAAAATTACATAGCTTCAAAAATACAAGAATTTAGCAAATGCTATTTAGAGATTAAATTAAATGATTTAGCGCTAAAATGCAATGATATAGTTTATATAAATAGTCTTTGTGAAAGATATTCAATTACAATTTTATCTATAGACGCCTCCTTCCCAGAGACTGTTGTAAGCGCAAAATCTCTAGGATTTAAAAGCTCACTCATGCTCGAAAGAGATCAAGTGCCAAGCAATCGCCAATTCAATGCTTTCATTGCTGATGAAAAAGAACCAAATACAGTTTTCCATGAAGGGACTTTGCGCTCGGGAGAAAATATTGATTCAGATGGAGACTTGTTAATACTGGGTGATATCAACCCTGGAGCAGTTATTTCTGCAGGGGGTGATGTAATGGTTTGGGGGAGATTACTTGGCATAGCTCACGCAGGTAAATATGGAAATGATCGCGCAAAAATAACAGCTCTACAGTTAAGGCCAGTTCAACTGAGAATATCAAATAAAATTGCAAGAGGGCCTAAGGAGAAGCCTGAGCAAGGGCTTGCTGAAGAAGCCATTATCGAAGACGGAGTAATTGTTATTAAACCATCAAGAACTTAA
- the petD gene encoding cytochrome b6-f complex subunit IV, producing MSTLKKPDLSDPKLRAKLAKGMGHNYYGEPAWPNDLLYIFPVVILGTIACVVGLAVLDPAFLGDKANPFATPLEILPEWYLYPVFQILRVVPNKLLGIALQTLIPLGLILIPFIENVNKFANPFRRPIAMGFFLFGTLLTIYLGVGACFPIDKSLTLGLF from the coding sequence ATGTCCACTCTAAAAAAACCAGACCTTTCAGATCCTAAGCTCAGAGCTAAGTTAGCAAAAGGGATGGGGCATAATTACTATGGAGAGCCTGCTTGGCCAAATGATCTTTTATATATTTTCCCAGTTGTAATTCTTGGGACAATAGCTTGTGTTGTAGGTCTCGCTGTACTTGACCCTGCATTCCTCGGCGATAAAGCTAATCCTTTTGCCACCCCTTTGGAAATCCTTCCTGAATGGTATTTGTACCCTGTATTTCAAATATTAAGGGTCGTTCCCAATAAACTGTTAGGTATAGCTCTGCAGACTCTTATCCCTTTAGGCTTAATACTTATACCATTTATTGAAAATGTAAATAAGTTTGCGAATCCTTTTAGACGTCCAATTGCAATGGGATTTTTTCTGTTTGGAACTTTGTTGACAATTTATTTAGGCGTAGGTGCGTGCTTCCCAATTGACAAGTCATTAACGTTAGGACTTTTCTAG
- a CDS encoding HD domain-containing protein, with translation MPSRTYYDPLHKSIKLDSTIPEEGMVLELIDSAPFQRLRKIRQLGPASLTFHGAESSRFTHSLGVFHIARRAFNKLVDLDPKLKNFRALLYGAALLHDIGHGPLSHTSEEMFHIKHEHWTAKLIKEHRDIRNILDSFSRGLAYKIADIVEGKGISLKAISTLISSQLDCDRLDYLMRDSYSTGAQYGQLDLERILSALTLSPDGDLAIHPKGLLAVEHYLIVRNLMYRGIYNHRLNEVCNWLLNKIISTAKNYGPKLLWCDKVMHNWLWNQQELSIEDFLQNDDIRTGYHLLRWSEDAKGNLGTLCRNFLNRKLLKAVNVEYLKNESQLEALSIAINLSEKIGKDASICCGLRHNKVYGYHQYKSGLRLWDGDQLKAIEQESPLVEKLISPSQASWLIHPKEIQEDLKHELIRLRKDN, from the coding sequence ATGCCAAGTAGAACCTATTACGACCCGCTTCACAAAAGTATCAAACTTGATAGCACAATTCCTGAAGAAGGGATGGTACTTGAATTAATTGATTCTGCACCTTTTCAAAGGCTAAGGAAAATTAGACAACTTGGTCCTGCTTCTCTTACTTTCCATGGAGCAGAATCAAGTAGGTTTACCCATTCACTAGGTGTTTTCCACATAGCACGAAGAGCGTTTAATAAGCTTGTTGATTTAGACCCTAAACTTAAAAATTTCCGAGCCTTACTATATGGAGCAGCACTTTTGCACGATATTGGCCATGGCCCATTAAGCCATACAAGCGAAGAAATGTTTCATATCAAGCATGAACATTGGACTGCTAAATTAATAAAAGAGCACAGGGATATACGAAATATACTTGATAGCTTTAGCAGGGGCCTTGCATATAAAATAGCAGATATAGTAGAAGGCAAAGGTATAAGTTTAAAGGCAATCAGTACATTAATAAGTAGCCAGCTAGACTGCGATAGATTAGATTATCTAATGAGAGATAGTTACAGTACTGGAGCGCAGTATGGTCAGCTAGATCTAGAAAGAATCTTATCAGCGTTAACACTCTCTCCAGATGGGGACTTGGCTATACATCCAAAAGGTCTTTTAGCTGTAGAACATTATTTAATTGTACGAAATTTAATGTATAGAGGTATTTATAACCACCGACTTAATGAAGTATGCAACTGGTTGCTTAATAAAATAATTAGTACTGCAAAGAATTATGGGCCAAAGCTTTTATGGTGTGACAAAGTAATGCATAATTGGTTATGGAATCAACAGGAATTGAGTATTGAAGATTTTCTACAAAATGATGATATAAGAACTGGCTACCACCTATTAAGATGGAGTGAAGATGCTAAAGGAAATCTTGGAACTCTTTGTAGAAATTTCTTAAATAGAAAGCTATTGAAAGCCGTAAATGTTGAATACCTTAAAAACGAATCTCAATTAGAGGCTCTTTCAATAGCAATAAATCTTTCAGAAAAGATTGGGAAAGATGCTTCAATATGCTGCGGTTTAAGACATAATAAAGTATATGGGTATCATCAATACAAAAGTGGCCTTCGATTATGGGATGGAGATCAACTAAAAGCTATTGAGCAAGAGTCACCTTTGGTCGAGAAACTAATTAGTCCATCTCAAGCATCTTGGCTTATTCACCCAAAAGAGATACAAGAAGATTTAAAGCATGAACTTATACGTTTAAGGAAAGATAATTAA
- the prmC gene encoding peptide chain release factor N(5)-glutamine methyltransferase, whose product MLFSSKEILAWRIDQLSRGGRAVDLDWLLDIGAGLGWDALQKVKIFQNGDYILAQSLEDLSLIWETHLKEQIPLQHLVGKCPWRDFEIQVNSSVLIPRQESEILIELALQKFQDTSNGCWADLGTGSGVLAIALAKELPNWSGYGVDCSNDALRLAKKNLESLIKTSKVHLLLGNWWEPLRPIWGKLDLVIANPPYIPNSLLKTLHPLVRDHEPHVALDGGMDGMESIRVIVDGAMQGLCSGGWLIFEHHFDQSQRALDYLLEAGLVEVDFQKDIEGVRRFAFGRHP is encoded by the coding sequence ATGTTGTTTTCATCAAAAGAAATCTTGGCTTGGAGAATAGACCAGTTATCTCGAGGAGGCAGGGCAGTAGATCTGGATTGGTTGCTTGATATAGGCGCTGGCTTAGGCTGGGATGCTCTTCAAAAGGTCAAGATATTTCAGAATGGTGACTATATTCTCGCTCAATCTTTAGAAGATCTTTCTTTGATTTGGGAAACACATTTAAAAGAACAAATACCTTTGCAGCATCTTGTTGGTAAATGTCCTTGGAGAGATTTTGAGATTCAAGTGAATTCTTCAGTATTAATTCCTCGCCAAGAGTCAGAGATATTAATTGAATTAGCTTTGCAAAAATTTCAGGATACTAGTAATGGTTGTTGGGCTGACTTGGGTACTGGATCTGGAGTATTGGCTATAGCGTTGGCTAAGGAATTGCCCAATTGGTCTGGCTATGGAGTGGATTGCAGTAATGATGCTTTGCGTTTAGCTAAAAAAAACTTAGAAAGTTTAATTAAAACCTCAAAGGTTCATTTGCTTTTAGGGAATTGGTGGGAACCACTTAGACCTATTTGGGGGAAGCTTGATTTAGTCATAGCTAATCCTCCCTATATTCCAAACTCATTATTAAAGACCCTTCATCCTTTAGTTCGAGATCATGAGCCTCATGTTGCACTTGATGGTGGTATGGATGGCATGGAATCTATTCGCGTAATTGTCGATGGGGCTATGCAAGGATTATGTTCTGGTGGATGGTTGATTTTTGAGCATCATTTTGATCAAAGTCAAAGAGCTTTAGATTATTTGCTAGAAGCTGGTTTAGTAGAAGTAGATTTTCAAAAAGATATTGAAGGGGTGCGAAGATTTGCATTTGGACGTCATCCTTGA
- the petB gene encoding cytochrome b6, which translates to MANSSPVYDWFQERLEIQDIADDVTSKYVPPHVNIFYCLGGITLVCFLIQFATGFAMTFYYKPTVTEAYSSVSYLMTDVSFGWLIRSVHRWSASMMVLMLILHVFRVYLTGGFKRPRELTWVTGVVMAVITVAFGVTGYSLPWDQVGYWAVKIVSGVPAAIPVVGDFMVELLRGGESVGQTTLTRFYSLHTFVLPWTLAIFMLMHFLMIRKQGISGPL; encoded by the coding sequence ATGGCGAACTCCTCACCTGTCTACGACTGGTTCCAGGAAAGACTTGAAATTCAGGACATAGCAGATGATGTCACTTCAAAATACGTACCTCCACACGTAAACATCTTTTATTGTCTTGGAGGCATCACTTTAGTCTGTTTCTTGATTCAATTTGCAACAGGGTTTGCAATGACTTTTTACTACAAACCCACAGTGACTGAAGCCTATAGCTCAGTTAGTTACTTGATGACAGATGTTAGTTTTGGCTGGTTAATTAGGTCAGTTCATCGTTGGAGTGCCTCAATGATGGTTCTTATGCTGATCTTGCATGTTTTCAGGGTCTATTTGACTGGAGGCTTTAAAAGACCAAGAGAGCTTACTTGGGTTACTGGTGTTGTAATGGCTGTTATTACAGTTGCTTTTGGAGTTACTGGTTATTCTTTGCCTTGGGACCAAGTTGGATATTGGGCTGTAAAGATTGTATCTGGGGTACCAGCTGCAATTCCAGTTGTGGGAGATTTTATGGTTGAACTTCTTAGAGGAGGAGAAAGTGTTGGTCAAACAACTCTTACACGTTTCTATAGTCTTCATACATTCGTCTTGCCCTGGACCTTGGCTATATTTATGTTGATGCATTTTCTAATGATAAGAAAGCAAGGTATTTCAGGACCTTTATAA
- a CDS encoding acyl-CoA thioesterase — protein MGLVGLNAKPWKLSKKVLPQHTDHAGVMWHGSYLNWLEEARIKALAQTGLSYSDLSKEGFELPVIELKIKYISSLHHGDEVIMESSVLGKTGLRVPWETNFLKNGNIISAKAYVELVITRLDKKGTRLVRKYPSFLSAAIRKLQEGPSQ, from the coding sequence ATGGGTTTAGTAGGCTTAAATGCAAAGCCTTGGAAACTTTCGAAAAAAGTTTTGCCTCAGCACACCGATCATGCAGGTGTTATGTGGCATGGCTCTTATTTGAATTGGCTTGAAGAAGCTCGAATTAAGGCTTTAGCTCAGACTGGATTGTCTTATTCAGATCTTTCTAAGGAAGGATTTGAATTGCCAGTTATTGAGCTTAAGATTAAATATATCTCCTCATTACATCATGGAGATGAAGTAATAATGGAAAGTTCAGTTTTAGGCAAAACAGGACTTCGAGTTCCATGGGAAACAAATTTTTTGAAAAATGGAAATATTATTTCTGCTAAGGCTTATGTGGAATTAGTTATTACAAGACTAGATAAGAAAGGAACTCGCTTGGTAAGGAAATATCCTTCTTTTCTTTCTGCAGCAATAAGAAAACTTCAAGAAGGGCCTTCTCAATAG
- a CDS encoding 2Fe-2S iron-sulfur cluster-binding protein encodes MPIVRFIREGRDISCRPGENLRELALREGLELYGLKGTLGNCGGCGQCITCFISVEGGKSDSLSPLTEVEKIKLRNRPSNWRLACQCIVKSSLAILTKPQAPPSNSKALIQQAIEEVLPK; translated from the coding sequence ATGCCAATCGTTCGTTTTATTCGAGAAGGTAGGGATATTTCTTGCCGACCTGGAGAAAATCTAAGAGAATTGGCCCTTCGAGAGGGACTAGAGCTCTATGGTTTAAAAGGAACTCTCGGCAATTGTGGCGGATGTGGGCAATGTATTACCTGCTTTATATCTGTAGAGGGTGGAAAATCAGATTCTTTATCACCTTTGACTGAGGTTGAGAAAATAAAATTACGGAATAGACCATCAAATTGGAGACTGGCCTGCCAGTGCATTGTCAAATCTTCGTTGGCCATACTTACTAAGCCTCAGGCACCTCCCTCAAATTCAAAAGCTCTTATCCAACAAGCAATTGAAGAGGTTTTGCCTAAGTGA
- the psbM gene encoding photosystem II reaction center protein PsbM — METTNFGFIASLLFVGVPTIFLIGLFISTSDGEKSSFFSDSGKGKLGPK, encoded by the coding sequence ATGGAAACCACCAATTTCGGTTTTATTGCCAGTCTGCTTTTCGTTGGAGTCCCAACGATTTTCCTAATAGGTCTCTTTATATCAACAAGTGATGGAGAGAAGTCAAGCTTTTTCTCAGATTCCGGCAAAGGGAAGCTAGGCCCTAAATAA
- the nrdR gene encoding transcriptional regulator NrdR — protein sequence MQCPSCQNTDSRVLESRAADTGKSVRRRRECLNCDFRFTTYERVETVPITVIKRSGSKETFSRSKLLNGLVRACEKTTIDNQKVETIVDEIELQLQQRNMKEVRSEDLGEMILGQLKGINEVAYIRFASVYRQFNGINDFVDTLETFKPSKKLATVG from the coding sequence ATGCAATGCCCCTCTTGCCAAAACACAGATAGTCGTGTTCTAGAGTCACGTGCTGCCGATACAGGTAAAAGCGTCAGAAGACGAAGAGAGTGCCTCAACTGCGATTTCCGTTTCACAACTTATGAAAGAGTGGAAACAGTTCCTATAACAGTAATAAAGCGAAGTGGTTCTAAAGAGACTTTTAGCAGAAGTAAATTATTAAATGGCCTAGTAAGAGCTTGCGAAAAGACTACTATTGATAATCAAAAAGTAGAAACAATCGTAGATGAAATCGAGTTACAACTTCAACAAAGGAATATGAAAGAAGTTCGGAGTGAGGATTTGGGTGAAATGATTTTAGGCCAACTCAAAGGTATTAACGAGGTTGCCTATATCCGTTTTGCTTCAGTATATCGTCAATTTAATGGTATTAATGACTTTGTAGATACTCTAGAAACTTTTAAGCCAAGCAAAAAATTAGCAACTGTTGGCTAA
- the psbB gene encoding photosystem II chlorophyll-binding protein CP47: MGLPWYRVHTVVINDPGRLLAVHLMHTALLAGWAGSMALYELAIFDPSDAVLNPMWRQGMYVMPFMARLGITGSWQGWDITGATGVDPGFWSFEGVAAAHIVFSGLLMLAAVWHWTYWDLELWEDSRTGEPALDLPRIFGIHLLLAGLTCFGFGAFHLSTVGMWVSDSYGLSGHIEPVAPVWGAEGFNPFSAGGIVANHVGAGLLGIIGGIFHITNRPGERLYRNLRMGSLEGVLASALAAVLFVSFVVSGTMWYGSATTPIELFGPTRYQWDSGYFKTEINRRVQTAINDGASKAEAFSSIPEQLAFYDYVGNSPAKGGLFRVGALVNGDGVPTGWQGHVSFSDKEGNELEVRRIPNFFENFPVILEDKDGNVRADIPFRRAEAKYSFEQTGITATIYGGELNGQTFTDPVVVKRLARKAQLGESFKFDRDRYKSDGVFRSSPRAWFTYAHACFGLLYLFGHWWHAARTLYRDTFAGIDPDLGDQVEFGLFKKLGDESTRRVPGRA; encoded by the coding sequence ATGGGATTGCCCTGGTATCGGGTGCACACAGTCGTAATCAACGACCCCGGTCGTCTTCTGGCCGTGCACCTCATGCATACAGCTTTGCTAGCCGGCTGGGCCGGCTCCATGGCCCTATATGAATTGGCCATATTTGACCCTTCCGATGCGGTCCTCAACCCTATGTGGCGCCAAGGCATGTACGTCATGCCGTTCATGGCCCGCCTAGGTATTACTGGTAGCTGGCAAGGATGGGACATCACTGGAGCAACTGGAGTGGACCCAGGATTCTGGAGCTTCGAAGGTGTTGCTGCAGCACATATTGTTTTCAGTGGTCTTTTAATGCTTGCTGCCGTCTGGCACTGGACTTATTGGGACCTTGAACTTTGGGAAGATTCAAGAACTGGTGAACCAGCTCTTGACCTTCCAAGAATTTTCGGCATTCACCTTCTACTAGCAGGTCTTACCTGTTTTGGTTTTGGTGCATTCCATCTATCCACAGTTGGCATGTGGGTCTCTGACTCCTATGGCCTATCTGGTCATATTGAACCTGTTGCTCCCGTATGGGGTGCAGAAGGGTTTAACCCCTTTAGCGCAGGGGGCATAGTTGCCAACCATGTTGGAGCTGGTCTCTTAGGAATTATTGGTGGCATTTTCCATATCACCAACCGTCCAGGAGAAAGACTCTATAGAAACTTAAGGATGGGAAGCCTAGAAGGTGTACTTGCTAGTGCGCTTGCTGCGGTTCTTTTCGTATCATTCGTAGTTTCTGGAACTATGTGGTATGGATCAGCCACAACTCCTATTGAATTATTTGGTCCTACTAGATACCAATGGGATTCTGGTTACTTCAAGACAGAAATAAACAGAAGAGTGCAAACAGCAATTAATGATGGTGCTTCAAAAGCAGAGGCATTTTCATCAATTCCTGAACAACTTGCTTTCTATGATTATGTAGGAAATAGTCCAGCTAAAGGTGGATTATTCAGAGTAGGTGCATTAGTCAATGGAGATGGAGTTCCTACTGGCTGGCAAGGTCACGTTTCTTTCTCAGATAAAGAAGGCAATGAACTTGAAGTCAGAAGAATTCCAAACTTCTTTGAGAACTTCCCTGTAATTCTTGAAGATAAAGATGGCAATGTCAGAGCTGACATACCTTTCCGTAGAGCAGAAGCCAAGTACTCTTTCGAGCAAACTGGAATCACTGCAACAATTTATGGAGGGGAGCTAAATGGACAGACATTTACTGATCCAGTAGTTGTTAAGCGTCTTGCACGCAAAGCTCAACTTGGCGAATCCTTTAAGTTTGACAGAGACCGCTACAAATCAGACGGTGTTTTCAGAAGCTCTCCAAGAGCATGGTTCACATATGCTCATGCTTGCTTCGGATTGCTCTACTTATTTGGCCACTGGTGGCATGCAGCAAGGACTCTTTACAGAGACACCTTCGCTGGTATTGATCCTGACCTTGGCGATCAAGTTGAATTTGGTCTCTTCAAAAAACTTGGAGACGAATCAACCCGACGCGTCCCAGGGCGTGCTTAA